The Clupea harengus unplaced genomic scaffold, Ch_v2.0.2, whole genome shotgun sequence region TCAATGGCTTTGATGGCCCATTTCTGATCTGGAAAATCCACGAAGGCATACCCGGTTTTCAACAGAACCTGATCGGCCACGGGAAGCTTCCTCTCGTCAAAGAGCTGCTTCAAGTCCTCTACCGTGACCGTAGGACTTAGATTCCCTACGTACAGTTTGTTCATGATCCACTTAATGATACAGGGAGGatacaccagaccacaccacagtAAGAACTAAACTGGcaacaaaagaaatgaaaaatagAAACAAAAAGTTAAATATAAAAAACAGTATGAGCCAGACCTCGACGCCAACTCCACTCCTAGTAAATCACTTCTGACTGAGGTACAAAAAAAAGTCGTTACGTTTCACGTCACTCCATGGGTACAAGCACCGCCTTTGAATAAAGGGTAATGTGAAAGTATTTTGAGAAAAACAGGTCTACGGCAATGTTGCCAAACATCTATCCAAACAGTAATGGATAGCCTTTCGTACGAACGAGTgcaatgacaacaacaaaaatggaaGGTTGGTGGTTTAGGACACACCTTTACGCGCTGATCAGTCACTCTCAATTGCAACCAATACAGCAGCACACAATGCCGATGAACTGCCGAACTATCTCTCGGAtggatgaaaacaaacaaacaaacaaacagccattCACATTTTTAGGAGACAGTTTGGCTACTTCACTCTTTCAAGAAGACatggcaaaaataaataaattcaatAATGAAATAGTCTGGTTTATACTACAGAATGCGAGGAAATGTGCTCATCTTCACCCTTCAATTATACAAACCGGTGAAAAGTCAGTGTGTCAGAGAAAATAACATCgggagacaaacagaaaacacaacaaaattATGTATGACACCAAAAACAGAATGGAGTCATTTTAACAGGAACATGTACTCAAACTGTCCATCATAAACTATAGGATGTGGGTTTACCCCGTTTAGCCGTGCGGCTCGCCCACTCTCCCTTGCTGCAGAGTGATTGTGCGGCGGGAAGAACACGCTCCCCGCGCATGAGCTAGACGGAGCTGGTGGAATAGGCTACCTCGGATAGATGGCGGGGCGTAGGCTACGGCACGGCAGGATGGTGGCGCGCCGTGAGAATGTTGTCCGAATGAAGGCTCCCAGCAACTCGCCCACTAAAGCAAAACTCCCATAGCTTTTTCTGCTGTAGTTCAGCTCTATCTCAATGTGGTCTCTGTTGAACCAACGTTGTTGTATGCTTTAGGTTTATAATCTCCATGTAGCCTAGACCCACTTTAAGCAAGAAATGGTTAGATCAATGTGGTTCGTGAATATCTTGATAATCGTGTTCCTAGGCTACATGGAAATCTCTCTTATGAGGATGTTAGAAACCTGAAATGGAAATGTGTTTCTTTTCAAATGTAcacattaataaaaaaaaaaggataaaacaATACTGTCTATGGTTATTTTTAAAGGATCCTTTAAAAGCACTAACTACATCGTGTTAAATAGGTTACACCCACAAATGCTAATACAGGTCTTTTAAAATGATCTTTAATCATTTTTAGATTCCTATTTTAAAAGTGATAAAAATTCACTTTTGTCATGAATCTCAGTTACAAATTTGTTTATACAGAGGCTATTCCTGATTGCATGTTATAGGGCTTGATCATTGTAAGCAACTACAGGTGTTCCTTGTAAGTGGACTTAATTTACAATTCATAAACTTAAAATTGTGGCTAGGCTACAATCTGTTTAAATCAGAATGGGCATATTTGCAAAGTAGTGTGTGAAAAaatgtgcaaaaacaaaatcaattcTAAACTGTGAAAAAGATACACCTTATCACTACATCAATAAAGTCATGCAGAAGTCCTGGGAGAAGGACACCAACAACCAAACTGGGACCAAATGTTTGGGGAAAGCATTTTATTGCTTTAAGATGCCAACATACAAGGCTACAGAGCACAGCACTACAAAAAAAGAACTTCAGGGCAGGCAGTCTCCGTCCAGGAAATCCAGAAAAATGGCTAACATTTGCGTACATAAAACTGATTAATTAAAAAGGGAGGTCAATACATTCAAAACAATAAGAATTACAGACTGTCCACAATACACTGATTGGGCCAACATAGGGAAACATCTATCTAATGTAGGTCAGTTACCATCCGTCAATGACATGTCATGTTAATGCGTGTGAAGTTGAGATTTGGTCTTCTGATTCCTGATTTCCAcaacctctctcccatcccCACTGCACTCATCTTCAATAAAACATGAACGCTGTCTGACGATCTCCCTCAATAGTGGCCTGTAGACACAAAAGGCGATAACAAAAAGCATAGCCATTACAAACTAAAGGGGGTTTGGAAATGTATTCAACATTTTAGTGTTTTTAAAAAGGTTAAAGTCCACATGCTGTGCTAGAACTTTAACATTCCAGGCTCCTGTCTATCTGACAAAAAAGTTGTGGATAcattatgaatacatttgaaGTCGTACACATCAATGATGGaaatgacaaacaaatgaatacataaattaaaAGGTTGTAGGTAGGTCTAGAAATTGAGTACTGAGCTCAATTATCTGAACATTCTGACATAACCCGATTCTAAATGTATCACTTCCTTTGACTACAAGGGTACTACTACTGACAGAAAAGGTCATCACTTACGTGGCGAGTAAGACCGTGACCTCGATCTGTATGCCCCGCGACGATAGTACGGAGAGGGGGACCTTTGCCTGTAACAACACCCAAAACACAATGTGATTGGTCATCTCTTGACACCGGGACTGAGGCACACCTCAGTAGCCAGGGTCACCCAGCAACACACCACAGAAATGCCCCGTGGTGCCCTCCCCATAGCCGTTTACATGATGGACAGCCCTTGAAGCTGCATAATCAGTTTTTCAGACACAGGCTGGCTAATCGAATTACACTCTCTCCACCCACCTGTATGATCTGTGGTAGTCCCGGTCATCGTGGCGGTCATATCCTCGTTCGGAACCACGGTCGTACCCTCGTTCGGAACCACGGTCGTACCCTCGTTCGGAACCACGGTCGTACCCTCGTTCGGAACCACGGTCGTACCCTCGTTCGGACCCTCGTTCGGACCCTCTCTCGGAGTGATCACGGGAACGGCGTGAACTGCTAGGACCTCCACCACCACTGAGGGACACCAAAGCAAAGACCCACGGTTAGATCTGCACCACAACCCAGAGCGTCTTAGTACACAGGATCCAACAGGATCACCTCTGATGAAGTCAGCTATTGGAAAGCAGCCACAAACTGGCTAACAGGTCAAGGTCAAAGGCGAGTTGCATCTCGAAATCCTGCTATTGGGTCCATTTCTTTGTAGGCGGCATAGTTTGATGCAAATATTGAAGCTAGACTGAATGAACCATTACTCATGAAATATTGGATTTTCAACATGTACATTGGATATGACATTGTACAAGGTGCCTTTGAAAGAAATCTCAATCTGTTCAAATCTTCTCAatttttttacattattatgTTACGCACTAGAGTATATTTCGCTAAATGGAATTACTCATGAAGAATGAGTGGTACTGTTGTGAAATACACTTTATAATGCCATGGTGTATTCAAAACAGGAGCATAAAGTGGTTATATGAGATAATGAGTGAATTtccagaataaaataaaatagttcAGAACTCAGGTGAACAAGCTTTTGACATCACTCACTAGGTGGGCCGACCCATGTAGATACCCaaggtgggggtgtgtggtctCTTTGTGATGGAAAAGTCCACCCGGATCCTGCGCCCCTCCAGCTCCATGCCATTGGCACGTTCCTTTGCCTAAACATAAACATGGCCATTTGTCATTTACAAACCAAGGATATCCTCACCAAAACCAAACCCCCATAAATACAACCTGTCACTAAGTAAACATATGTGCCATTGCATAAAGCAATAAAGAAAGGGATTGGTTGTTTTTCACAGCCAATCTATTTTTAAAGAAATTTAACATCTCGTActttacattcattttgttAAATTAAAGTTCAAGGCATAGAATAATTCTGTGTGTCTACACAGAAACTTAATTCTTACTCTCTTACATGCATAGCCAATTACAATATCCGTGTAGTAAAAAACAACATGCATTGCAATGACGACAACTGCACAGATTTCCATaatgtctccatcctcatcaAAGTGATCCCACAACAAAGCATCTGATCTCACCTCCTTAGAGTCCTCACTCTTCTCAAAGTAGACAAATGCGAAGCCCCTGGAACGGCGTGATTGCTGGTCGTAGACAATGTTTACGTCTGCCAGAGGGCCATACTTGGAGAACACTTCCCTCAAATCCCGCTCGGTGGTGTAAAGGCTCAGACCAAAGACGCCCAGACAACAGCTGGGTTCAGGATTTGCCTGCACAGAAGGAGTAGAGAGAAAAGCCAGCAGGTTTAAAACAACTAATGGTGTCAATGTGACATCAAGTCATTGATTACTCTGGTCTAGAGGCTTGGAAATAACATCAAATCAGTTATGTGGATTAAACTATTGTGGAACTCATTAAGAATAGTTAACCTTGCGGTCTTCTTTTTGTCAATGGTTTACACCTTTTTTACATGTAAAAAGCACTGTCAAACAATCACAACGGTTGATTAACAATAGATAGATACAATAGATTTTGGTGGATTTCACATACCACATACAGACTCAATAGACCCCCACTCTCAGTTTGAATAACACCAGGGGTCTGGAGCAAGGGCATTTAGACTTGATTCCTGGTCTTTGTCTGACAGCCATGACCAGATGGTTGGAGCCAGGCATATTAGCATTTAAATAGTCCATGGTCAAATAGACCCCTCTGCCTAGCATTCACACCTTTATCTAGCATAAACTAGATAAACCTACATAacttccccccttccccctatGCTTtacctcaaccccccccctggAAAGAAATCAAGGTTCACCCACACATGAGACCCCAAACAATCAAATAACCCCCCTCCTACCAAAGGGCCATGGAAGCTTCCCTCCAGACGGATATGATTTACGCCATTGTGTTGAGATGTTAATTCTACCCCATTTAAAATACGTATATTTCTGTACGATTGTTGAGTTTTCTTGTGACCCCGGATTATAACATCTGAGATTACAGGGCTATGCGTCGGAAATAAACTGATTCTTTCACTAAACTGCCTTCCCGCCTGCTCCCTACAAGCTAATTTGAACCAAGGAGACAACATCAAGAATTCACCAAGAACAGCATACATCCTTCAATGTGGAAAACGCAGATGGAATGGTATAAGTAAAATGGAAATCACTGTTAAAACGCAGCATTACTCAGAATTCTCAAATAAAATGACGGGAGAGAAATACAATATAATAGCGTTACAGGCCATATTTTTTGCTCCTGTGAGCGACACAGGCAAAAAAAATATGTAGTCAGACAGCTAGCCAAAGTTAATGAACTGTCATTATATCAACCTCGTGTTCAGTGGTTTTAAAATGAATACAGATTTTGCTATTAGAACATAGCTCTATCACCTAGACAGATAAAAAAATTGCATGTAACAGTGGACTATGTAGCAGCAGTAGCATATGTCCTAAGTACATTTCTTGATTGGACATAAGATTTAATGATAATGAAACTGATTAAACTAAATCtagaacagaaaacagaacagaaacagaaacccGAGAATCTTGCCCAAAAAAGTATGTATTTCACTGTGCTGTATTCAGCACATTACCTCTTCTTACTGCAGCGTCTGGTGGTTAATccacaaattgatacaattaaCAGTCATGTACATTCCACTATGCTCTAATTCAGACTCTTTGCTACAGATTAACAAAACGTGTGATTGAGCTTGTGCGCTGAGACACGTCTGCAACAACAAAACCAGTACACTTTgaagacacaaatgcacacgtaTGAATCAGCGTTGTGCGAACGCAGACATTTTTGAGTATACTTAGGCACTGAACCAACGTGGTCATCACCATATCTACTGTGTGACCCAGGACTTCAAAGAAGTCATCAAACCAGCCACTACTTACATTTTTGAATGCTGGCCACTTAAAACACCCACTTCCCATTCCTTACCCTCTCTGCCCCTTTCTAACCAACCTCAGAGAGATGTGACCAAGAATAAAATATGGAAAGGAAGCCATCCAGAGCCATCCTGTAGCGACTGTGGTCATCTCTCAGCGTCACATCTGATAGAACATGGCATTAAGCGATACTTGATCTGAACTTTAGTGACTCATTCGAAAACGTATTTTCTATCATCTTCAGAATCCATCAAAAAGGTCACTGCAGAGAACTATGCATGGACACTCAGAGCGTCACTATGACCACAGCACTGTCCACTTTTGGCGTGGCTGGTCCTTATGGGAAGCCACTGAAAGGAGCATGAAGGGGAAAGACGGAGTCACTCAGGTCACTGCGGATATGTTTACACACTTGTCCCTGAATCAGAGCCTGCTAAGGACATGCGTATACCACAAAGATTACATCAGTAGCGATTCAGCCGGAGAAAAAAATGGTAGTTCTGAATGAATTATTCTGTTACTTTAAGTATTTAAAGCATTACCTGAAATAATCTGTTACTTCTGGATATACTATGAGTCATCGTATAAAGTTTTAtaacaattcttttttttgcaaagtGGTATTAACACATAACTGAGATCTAATATTGAAATACTTGGCAATTACAGGACAGGACATTTAAAGTGGAAATGCAACAACATgctatacaaaataaaatgaagcCTTATCATATTTGGCACTGGCAAAAAATATCAGTTCCTTTTTGGAGTTAACCACATAAAATGCCACAGATTTGGAGACAATAGGTAGTGACTAGGACAACCAGAGTTGTTAATAAAGATGGGTGGGTGAGGTCATATTCTTGAAACATATTAAGCAAAACAAAACTTAAACAAATTAAGAAACACTAAGACAACACATAAATTGAGTTACATTATTACTAATGTAATAGTAATGGGCATAGGTTTTGGTGTTGAATGCAGCGGGGGTCCTTACCCGGTCTCCAACATGGCGTCTGCGGTTGGACATGGGGGAGCGGCTGTGGCTCCTCCTGCGGCGGTACTCGCCGCTGTCTGAACCCGAACGAGAGCGCCGGCGATAGGATCTGGACCCAGAACGTGAACGTGAGCGCGAGTAACGTCGTCGGGAACTCCGGTGGGAACGTGACCTACAGATTTGGGAGtaaaatgtttgtaaaagaTGAGTAACATGTTTGAActacaaatatatattatatatatataaaaaatatatatatatatatatttttaaagagTCACAGGACAAGAATTTTGCTTGCTTCAATTACTgagaaataacaacaaaaaaaacaatacagatCAAACAAAGTTA contains the following coding sequences:
- the LOC122132194 gene encoding insulin-like growth factor 2 mRNA-binding protein 2; translation: MNKLYVGNLSPTVTVEDLKQLFDERKLPVADQVLLKTGYAFVDFPDQKWAIKAIEALSGKAELHGKVIEVDYSVPKKLR
- the LOC122132193 gene encoding transformer-2 protein homolog beta-like, coding for MSDDEKEFVERDSRSGSRSVSPRGSAKSASRSPAQSPAPSKDGSRHSHSKSRSRSRSKSRSRSHRSSRRRYSRSRSRSGSRSYRRRSRSGSDSGEYRRRRSHSRSPMSNRRRHVGDRANPEPSCCLGVFGLSLYTTERDLREVFSKYGPLADVNIVYDQQSRRSRGFAFVYFEKSEDSKEAKERANGMELEGRRIRVDFSITKRPHTPTLGIYMGRPTYGGGGPSSSRRSRDHSERGSERGSERGYDRGSERGYDRGSERGYDRGSERGYDRGSERGYDRHDDRDYHRSYRQRSPSPYYRRGAYRSRSRSYSPRHY